Within the Pseudomonas chlororaphis subsp. aurantiaca genome, the region GTGGAGTACCACTGCAACGGCCTGCTCAGCGCCAGCTTCGATTTGATCCGCCTCGATTCCTCCAGCCTGGAACGCCTCGACAGCCGCGGCCAGCGCAGCGTGCCGAACCTGCACCAGGCCCTCGCCGAGCTGCTCGGCGACTACCAGGACAGCCCGCACCTGGGGCGCTTCATCCAGGAACTGGAGCAGACCCAGCTCAAGGACCTGCAAGCCCGCAGCCAGGGTTACCAGGCCGAAAAGCCGGCCCACGAACTGGACGTGGACGCCCTGGAGCAGCACTTCATGGACGCCCACAGCTACCACCCGTGCTACAAGTCGCGCATCGGTTTTTCCCTGGCGGACAACCAGGCCTATGGCCCGGAGTTCGCCACGCCGATCGCCGTGGTGTGGCTGGCGGTCGCGCGCAACCGGGCCTCGCTCAAGCATTCGCAAAAACTCGATTTCCCGGCCTTTATCCGCCAGGAGCTGGGCGCCGAGCGCTGGCAGCAGGTCGAGCAGCAACTGGCCAGCCAGGGCAGGGCGCTGGACGACTACCAACTGCTGCCGGTGCACCCGTGGCAGTGGGAAAACCTGATTGTCTCGACCTTCTACCCGGAGTTGCTCAGCGGCGAGCTGATCTACCTCGGCACCTCGGACGACCAGTACAAGGCCCAGCAGTCGATCCGCACCCTGGCCAACGCCACGGCCAAGCAGCGGCCCTACGTCAAGCTGGCCATGAGCATGACCAACACCTCCAGCACGCGCATCCTGGCCCGGCACACGGTGATGAACGGGCCGATCATCACCGACTGGCTGCAACAGCTGATCGCCAGCGACAGCACCGCGCGCCAGCTGGATTTCGTGATCCTCGGCGAAGTGGCCGGGGTCAGCTTCGACTACCAGCACCTCCCTGAGTCCCGCGGGCCCCAGGCCTACGGCACCCTGGGGGCGATCTGGCGCGAAAGCATCCATCAATACCTGAAGGCCGACGAGCAGGCCGTGCCGTTCAACGGCCTGAGCCATGTGGAGAACCGCTATGGCAGTGGGCCGCAGCAGCCGTTCATCGACGCCTGGATCCGCCAGTACGGCCTGCAGGCCTGGACCCGCCAGCTGTTGCAGGTGACGGTGCCGCCGATCATCCACATGCTCTACGCCGAAGGCATCGGCATGGAATCCCACGGCCAGAACATCGTGCTGATCGTCAAGCAGGGCTGGCCGCAGCGCATCGCCCTCAAGGACTTCCACGACGGTGTGCGTTACTCGCCGGCGCACCTGGCGCGCCCCGAGCTGTGCCCGGAGCTGGTGCCGCTGCCCGCCAGCCACGCCAAGCTCAACCGCAACTCCTTCATCCTCACCGATGACGTCAACGCGGTGCGCGACTTCTCCTGCGACTGCTTCTTCTTTATCTGCCTGGCGGAGATGGCGATCTTCCTGCGCCAGCACTACCAGCTCGACGAAGGCCAGTTCTGGCGGATGACCGCCGAGGTGATCCTCGACTACCAGAATGCCCATCCGCAACACCGCGACCGTTTCGGCCTGTTCGACGTGTTCGCGCCGAGCTACGAGGTGGAAGAGCTGACCAAGCGCCGCCTGCTGGGCGACGCTGAGCGGCGCTTCAAGCCGGTGCCCAATCCACTCCACGCCTACAGGCCGCAAGCATGCTGAGAAGCAACCAGCTGAAACGCAAACTGGCGGCCGGGCAGGCGGTGTACGGGCTGATCAGCTCGATTCCGGCGCCGGCGGCCATCGAACTGATCGCCGAGGCCGGGTTCGACTTCGTGATCATTGACATGGAGCACGCGCTGATCAATCCGGAAACCGTCGAGCACATGATCCGCACCGCCGAAGCCTATGAGCTGACGCCGCTGGTGCGGGTCGCCGACCTCAATCCCAAGACCCTGCTGCGCCTGCTCGATGGCGGCGCCCAGGGCATCGTGCTGCCGATGATCGAATCCGCCGAGCAGTTGCAGGCGGCGATCGCCGCCTGCAAATACCACCCGCTGGGCCAGCGCAGCCTCAACGCCGGGCGCCCCGGCAGTTTCGGCAAGCACAGTCTGGCGCAGTACGTGGGGCAGGCCAACGAACAGATCATGCTGGTGGCGATGATCGAAAGCGCCGCCGGCGTGCGCAACGCCGCGCAGATCGCCGCGGTGCCGGGCCTGGACATGATCCTTGAAGGCGCGGCCGACCTCTCGCAATCCCTGGGCATGCCCTGGCAGATCGACCAGCCGCAGGTCCAGCAGGCCCTGCTCGAAGCCTGGCAGGCGGCGGACCATGCCGGCGTGCCGTACTGCGCGATTCCCCGACAGCAGGGCGACCTGGGCCGCTGGCGCGAGCGTGGGGTCCGGGCCTTTGTCCTCGGCGACGAACGCGGCATCGCCTTTCGTGCTCTCCAGGCCAGGTTGGCCACCCTTTCTCTAGAAGGAAAATAATCCGATGAACTTCACTTCCATGGCCGCCGAACTGGTGATGCAGGACCTGATCGATTGCCTGCTGGCCGAAGACTTCTTTGGTCGCGAACCCTTGCCGCTGCTGACGGCCAGCCAATGGCGCCAGGCTCACCCTGAAGCCCCAGCCCTTGAAGGCACCGATGCCCGGCAGCGGATCTGGGAATGGTGCTGCGACGCCCAGGAGCAGCGCTTTATCAGCATCGCCCTGCGCCCGGGCATCACCCAGCAGTGGGAGAAGGTCCCGGGCACGCAGGTTTTGGCCCGCCAGGAGCAGCGCTGGACCGCCTTGGGTCCGGTGGACTTCATGCGCCGGGTGTTCACCGGCATGGGCCCGCGTTTCCAGGACAATGAAAAGGGCCTGACGCTGTTCCTCGAAGTGCTGCATATCAGCGTCTGGCAGACCGCCTTGTCCCTGGAGCACCGGGTCGACCACCAGGGCCTGATGACCCAGGACGGCGCCACCTTCTTGCGCACCATGGAGCAGTGGGCTTCGCTGCGCGATCGTCCGTACCATCCGCTGGCCAAGGCCAAGCAGGGTTTGCTGCAGGCCGAATACCAGCAGTACCAGGCCGAGTTCGCCCAGCCGGTAGCGCTGAACTGGGTGGCGGTGCGCAAGAGCCTGCTGCAAGGCGGCGAGGGCGTGACGGACCTGGAGCAGGTCTACCCGGCGCGCTACCTGTTGCCCGAAGCCTTGCAGGAACGCCTGGCCGGCGAGCTGCACGAACGCGGTATCGGTGACAGCCACGTAGCCTTGCCGGTGCACCCGTGGCAGTTCGAACATGTGTTGCAGGCGCAACTGGGCGATGCCTTCGCCCGTGGCGACTGCCAGCGCCTGGACTTCAGCGAAGCCACGGTCTTCGCTACTTCGTCGCTGCGCTCGATGACCCCTTGTTTCGCCAGCGCCGACTACCTGAAGCTGCCCATGGCCATCTACTCCCTGGGCGCCTCGCGCTACCTGCCGGCGGTGAAGATGATCAACGGCGGCCTCAGCGAGGCGTTGCTGCATCAGGTGCGGCGCCTCGACCCGGTGCTGGAACAGAGCCTGCATCTGTGCGACGAGAGCAAGTGGTGGGCCTTCATGCCGCCCCAGGCGACCCTGTTCGACGAGGCGCCGCGGCACCTGTCGGCGATGGTCCGCGGTTACCCGCAAGCCTTGCTCGATGACCCGGACTGCCGCCTGCTGCCGATGGCCGCCCTGGGCACGCCATTGCCCGGCAGCAACCGGCACTTCTTCGATGAGTGGATGCAGTACCGCGAACTGCCGGCGACCCAGGCTTCGGTGCTGATCCTGTTCAGCGAACTGTGCCAGCGCTTCTTCGACGTCAACCTGCGGATGTTCCGCCTCGGCATGCTCGGCGAGGTGCACGGGCAGAACGCGGTGCTGGTGTGGAAGGCCGGCCAGGCCCAGGGCCTGCTGCTGCGCGACCACGATTCGCTGCGCATCTTCGTGCCGTGGCTGGAACGCAACGGCATGGCCGACCCGGAGTACCGGATCAAGAAAGGCCACGCCAACACCCTGTATCACCAGCGTCCCGAAGACCTGCTGTTCTGGCTGCAGACCCTGGCGATCCAGGTCAATGTGCGGGCGATCATCGACACCCTGGCCCAGGTCTACACCCTGCCGGCCACCGAGCTGTGGAGCGCGCTGCGCCAGGTACTGGACGGGCTGTTGCAGAGCATCGAGTTCGACGACGAGGCGCGGGCAATGATCAGGCACCAACTGTTCGAAGCGCCGCGCTGGCCGCAGAAGCTGTTGCTGACGCCGATGATCGAACGCGCCGGCGGCCCGGGCAGCATGCCGTTCGGCAAGGGCGAGGTGGTCAACCCGTTCCAGCGGCTGGCCGCCGATGCCTGACCCGCTGCTCCATCCTTGCAGGCGCACGCTGTTGCGCCTGTCCCTGGGGTTGCTGGCATTGCCGCAGATCGCCCGCGCCGAACCGCTGCGCCTGGTCACCCTGTTCCAGGGCGCCACCGACAGCGCCGTGGCGCTGGGCGTGACGCCCTGCGGCGTGGTGGAGTCGTCGAGCGAAAAGCCGACCTTCCGTTACCTGCGCCCGGCGCTGGCGAATGTTCCCCACGTTGGCCTGGAAACCCAGCCCAGCCTGGAGGACATCGTGCTGCTGGAGCCAGACGTCATCGTCGCCTCGCGCTTTCGCCACCAGCGCATCGCGCCGCTGCTCGAACGCATGGGCACGGTGCTGATGCTCGAGGAGGTCTTTGAGTTCAAGCGCACCCTGGCGCTGATGGGCGCGGCCCTGAACCGCCAGCAACAGGCCAGCAGCCTGCTGGGCCAATGGCAGCGGCGGGTGGCGCGCTTGCGCGAGCAGTTGCAGGCAAATTTCGCCGGGCGCTGGCCGCCCACGGTGTCGGTGCTGGATGTGCGCGAAGACCACATCCGCAGTTACCTGCCGAGCAGTTTCGCCGGCTCGGTGCTCAGCGAACTGGGCTTCGCCTGGAACCCGGTCGCCCGCGAGTCCCGCGGCACCTATATCAAACTCACCAGTAAAGAGAACTTGCCCGTGGTCGATGCCGACCTGTTTTTTGTATTCCAGCGAGACAGCCAGGCGGTGCAGCACAACTATGAACGGCTGGTGCATTACCCGTTCTGGCAACAGCTGCGTGCCGTACAACAGGACCAAGTGTGGCGGGTCGATGGCATCGCCTGGAGTTTCTCCGGGGGGATCCTCGGCGCCAACCTGATGCTCGACGACATTGCCCGCCTGGTGGCGTCTTCATGAGCCGTGGCCTGAAACTCGGCCTGGCGTTTGTCGTCCTGCTGCTGTGCGCTGGCCTGAGCCTGGCGGCCGGGGCGACCTGGATCGGGCCGTCGCAACTGCTTCAGGGCCTGCTGCAACCGGACAGCCTGAGCGCCGGCCAGCAGTTGATCTTCAGCAGTCGCTTGGCGCGCACCCTGATGGCCGTCGCCGTGGGCGCGAGCCTGGCGGTGGCGGGAGCGCTGATGCAGGCGCTGACCCGCAACCCGCTGGCGTCGCCGGGGTTGTTCGGGGTGAATGCCGGGGCGACCTTTGCGATCATCCTGTGCTCGTCGCTGTTTGCCTTGTCGTCCATGAGCCAGTGGCTGTGGTGCGCCTTTATCGGTGCCGCGTTGGCCGGCAGCCTGGTGTGGCTGAT harbors:
- a CDS encoding IucA/IucC family protein, whose translation is MATAISTTSSPHSGPGAWLARVDGRIDEKVQQRVVGQLLQTLLYEGVLPFDSQPLQGGQRRFVVLGVDGRQERVEYHCNGLLSASFDLIRLDSSSLERLDSRGQRSVPNLHQALAELLGDYQDSPHLGRFIQELEQTQLKDLQARSQGYQAEKPAHELDVDALEQHFMDAHSYHPCYKSRIGFSLADNQAYGPEFATPIAVVWLAVARNRASLKHSQKLDFPAFIRQELGAERWQQVEQQLASQGRALDDYQLLPVHPWQWENLIVSTFYPELLSGELIYLGTSDDQYKAQQSIRTLANATAKQRPYVKLAMSMTNTSSTRILARHTVMNGPIITDWLQQLIASDSTARQLDFVILGEVAGVSFDYQHLPESRGPQAYGTLGAIWRESIHQYLKADEQAVPFNGLSHVENRYGSGPQQPFIDAWIRQYGLQAWTRQLLQVTVPPIIHMLYAEGIGMESHGQNIVLIVKQGWPQRIALKDFHDGVRYSPAHLARPELCPELVPLPASHAKLNRNSFILTDDVNAVRDFSCDCFFFICLAEMAIFLRQHYQLDEGQFWRMTAEVILDYQNAHPQHRDRFGLFDVFAPSYEVEELTKRRLLGDAERRFKPVPNPLHAYRPQAC
- a CDS encoding HpcH/HpaI aldolase family protein, whose translation is MLRSNQLKRKLAAGQAVYGLISSIPAPAAIELIAEAGFDFVIIDMEHALINPETVEHMIRTAEAYELTPLVRVADLNPKTLLRLLDGGAQGIVLPMIESAEQLQAAIAACKYHPLGQRSLNAGRPGSFGKHSLAQYVGQANEQIMLVAMIESAAGVRNAAQIAAVPGLDMILEGAADLSQSLGMPWQIDQPQVQQALLEAWQAADHAGVPYCAIPRQQGDLGRWRERGVRAFVLGDERGIAFRALQARLATLSLEGK
- a CDS encoding IucA/IucC family protein, whose product is MNFTSMAAELVMQDLIDCLLAEDFFGREPLPLLTASQWRQAHPEAPALEGTDARQRIWEWCCDAQEQRFISIALRPGITQQWEKVPGTQVLARQEQRWTALGPVDFMRRVFTGMGPRFQDNEKGLTLFLEVLHISVWQTALSLEHRVDHQGLMTQDGATFLRTMEQWASLRDRPYHPLAKAKQGLLQAEYQQYQAEFAQPVALNWVAVRKSLLQGGEGVTDLEQVYPARYLLPEALQERLAGELHERGIGDSHVALPVHPWQFEHVLQAQLGDAFARGDCQRLDFSEATVFATSSLRSMTPCFASADYLKLPMAIYSLGASRYLPAVKMINGGLSEALLHQVRRLDPVLEQSLHLCDESKWWAFMPPQATLFDEAPRHLSAMVRGYPQALLDDPDCRLLPMAALGTPLPGSNRHFFDEWMQYRELPATQASVLILFSELCQRFFDVNLRMFRLGMLGEVHGQNAVLVWKAGQAQGLLLRDHDSLRIFVPWLERNGMADPEYRIKKGHANTLYHQRPEDLLFWLQTLAIQVNVRAIIDTLAQVYTLPATELWSALRQVLDGLLQSIEFDDEARAMIRHQLFEAPRWPQKLLLTPMIERAGGPGSMPFGKGEVVNPFQRLAADA
- a CDS encoding ABC transporter substrate-binding protein, which gives rise to MPDPLLHPCRRTLLRLSLGLLALPQIARAEPLRLVTLFQGATDSAVALGVTPCGVVESSSEKPTFRYLRPALANVPHVGLETQPSLEDIVLLEPDVIVASRFRHQRIAPLLERMGTVLMLEEVFEFKRTLALMGAALNRQQQASSLLGQWQRRVARLREQLQANFAGRWPPTVSVLDVREDHIRSYLPSSFAGSVLSELGFAWNPVARESRGTYIKLTSKENLPVVDADLFFVFQRDSQAVQHNYERLVHYPFWQQLRAVQQDQVWRVDGIAWSFSGGILGANLMLDDIARLVASS